AGAGCATAAGTTAGATGATGTTTTAGAACTCGCAAAAAAGATTGAAAAAGAAACTGGCTTTCAAACAATTCAAGTTGCAATTCATAAAGATGAAGGTCAAGAAAAAGATGGAAAACTAATTAGAAAAAATCATCATGCTCATATAAGTTTTTTTACACTTGATAAAGAAACAGGGCAACAAATGTATAGAAGAGAGCATATGAATAGAACTAAGCTTATAAAGCTTCAAGATATTGTTGCTGAACACTTAGGAATGGAGAGAGGAGAACGTGGAAGTAAAGCAAAAAGATTAGGTCATAAAGAGTACAAAGTTGTTATGAAAGAGAAAGAAGAGTATTTAGAAAAACTTAGATTATTAAAATTAGCAATAAACAATCAAAGGGAAGAGTTAAAAGAACAAAAAGCAACTAGACCAGAGTATGCAAAGCTAGAGCAAGTAAATAAAGATTTAAAACAGCAATTAGAACTTAAAGAGCTAAGTTTAGAAGATTTAAAACAATTAATAGATGAAAAAGTTAAAACAATAAATATTCAAAATGAAAAATTAACTAAACTGGAGCAAAAAGAAAGAGATACAACTTTAACAGTAAAAGGGGAAATTTTAAAAGAGAGGGTTACTATCTCAAAAGGAATACTAAAAAAAGAAGATCGATATATTTATCATACTGAAAGTGTAGATAACTTTATTGTAAAATCAAAGAATAAAGAAGAAGAACTTAATCGTAAAGTTGAACAACTAGAAAAAAATAATGATATTTTACAAGAGAAAGCTAATCAATATGAGAGATTTAAAGTATTTGCAAAGGCATATTTTAAAACAGCTGACTTTGATAAAGTAAAAGAGCTTATAAAAGAGAAAATGCCTAGAATAGACGTTATAAAGACTAATGATAAAGATAGAGGATTTGAAAGAGATTAATAAAAAGTATTTTAGTGATATAAATTTCACTTTAGTGAGTTAAAATTAATAATTACTCACTAAAATATTTCTCCTTAATTTTTAAAAGTATAAGAAATATTACAAAATGTAATATTTCTTGTTATTAATTATTTTTTATTGTATTATGTCAAAAATAAATTAAAAGGTGAAAGAGTGAATAGTTTATATTTCAAAATAATTAAGTTATTAGCAAAAAATGAGTATGAATTAAAAGCTAGATATTAGCCAGCTTTAATATTTACTCTTATTTTTGAAGTAGCAATTGTTTCAAAATATTATCCAATTTTAGGATTAGGTTGGTTAGATTTATTAAAAATTCCATTAGTGGTTTTTTCGGCTTTATTTATTGCATTACTTCCAAAATTTTGTGCAACAACAATTTCAGGTTATATTCAAACACTATATTGGGATAAATTTGGTAATACAATTATTAAATATATTCAAAAAAGTAAGAATAAAGTATATCGTGATCTATTAGAAATATTTGATTGTGAAGATAAACTAATATCAAATATGTTAATGATAACAAGAGAAGATAAATTATTATTTCCAAAAAATATTTTTTATGGTTTTATGAGAAATTTTAGTTTTCTAATTTTTATATTTTTGATGATTAATTTATATTATTTTGATTATTTTATTATAGAAAATTTATAACCATGAAGATTTTAAATTAAATGCCCAAGAAACAAAAAAAATAGTTGTGAATAATAAATATCAAGAGCTATTTGAAGAACTTTTATCTAATTTATTAAATGGTCAAAAGAATAATTTTTATGATTTAGTTCAAAAAAACTTAAAACTTTTTGATAATAATATTTTTCTTTTTATTCAAGAGTTAATAAATCCTTTGATGTATAAAGTTGGTCAACTTTGGCAACTAAACGAGTTAAGTGTAGCAAAAGAGCATTTGGCTAGTTCTTTAATTGATGATGTGATTAATTATTATATAAAAGATAATCTTTTTCTTGATATTGATAAACCAAAAGTAATTATCTCAACTGTAGGTGATGAATTACATAATTTGGGAATAAAAATTGTAGGAAAATTTCTCGAAAGTAATGGATTTAGTGTAAAAAATCTAGGTTCAAAATTATCAAATAAAGAGTTGATAAATTCAATTTATGAACTAAAACCTGATTTAGTAATTTTAAGTGTAACCCTTCCTTCAAATGTTGCAACTTTGCAACAAATAGTAAAAGAGTTAAAAAGTGATTATAATCTTTTTTTGGGAAAAATAATTATTGGTGGACAAGGATTATTTGTAAATAATAAAATGATTTCCATAAAAGAGGCTGATTTTTGTAGTAAAAATTTGGAAGATTTAAAAATATTTCTGAAAACTTTAAATTACAGCATAAAAAATGAGATGGAAGAGATTATTTAATATATTTTATAATAATTTTAAAAAATAATTTTTTTAAATGCCATCAAATCAATGTTGAAATAAAATTATTATTTTATTTAACTTAATAATTAAGAAATGAATTTTAGGATAGTATTGTATATCTTAAAGAAAATTTGTAGGACATAAGATGGATTTAACTGTACTTATTGGGATAATTGGGGCTATTGCATCTATTTCTATTGGTGATATATTAGAAGGTGGTAATCCAGTTCACGTTGTTCATATTACATCTTTAATAATCGTTATTCCAACAGCAATGTTTGCAGCAGCAGCAGCTTGTGAAACTTCAGCTATAAAAGCAGCTTTTATTGAATTAAAAATGGTTTTTAAACAATTACCAATTGATTTTGAAAGTAGAATTGATGAATTAGTTGAGTATTCAATTTTAGTTAAAAAAAATGGAGTTCTTTCTTTAGAAAAATATCTTGAAGAAATAGATGATGAATTTCTAAAAGAAGCAATGAATATGGTTGTTGATGGTTCTAAAGAAGAACAAATAGAAGAATCTTTAGATGCAATTATTGAAGAAACAGAACACTATTATCACAGTGCATCTCACTATTGGATATTAGCAGCTGAAACATCACCAACTATTGGATTAATTGGTGCAGTTCTTGGACTAATCTTAGCTTTACAAAGATTAGATAATCCAGCAGAAATGGCAGCAGGAATTGCAGGTGCATTTACAGCAACAGTTACAGGAATTGCAGCATCTTATGTTTTCTTTGGTCCATGGGGAAATAAAATGAGAGCTAAAGCTCGTACAATTATAAAAGAAAAAGAGATAATTTTATATGCAGCAAAAGCTATTGTAAGAGGTGATGCTCCAGGTGAATTGAAGTTAAAATTAACTAAATTAATAACAGTTATGCCCTTAAGAAGTTAAAAATGGCAAGAAGACGACGAAAAAAATGTGAATGTCCTTCTGGCGAAAAATGGGCAGTTCCATATGCAGATTTTTTGAGTTTATTACTTGCATTATTTATTGCTCTTTATGCTTTAGCTTCTGTAAATGTAGAAAAACAAAAGGCTTTAAAAGAAGAGTTTTTTAAAATCTTTAATTTACATGTAGATACAAGTTCTATGGTAGATAGAGAAAAAATTTCTCAAGCGATTGCAGAAAATAATGCAAATATGGATGATGCTAAAGATACTTTTGCACAAATAAATTCAAAGTTAAATGATTTAGAAACTAAAAATGCAAATGATGGAAACTTTGAAGAAAGAATAAACGGGGCATTGATGTCGATACCTGCGCAACTTTTATTTGAAGATGGTAGAGCTGATATAAAAAGTAAAGATGCAACTGTATTTTTCTCAAGATTGGCTAAAATAATAACTGTTTTACCTAAAGATACACAAATAAATGTAAAGGGTTATGCTGAAGATTATGAAATTAAAGGCTCAAAGTATAAAGATGCTTTAGATTTATCAACAGCAAGAGCAAATAATGTAATTAGAGAATTATTAAAGTATGATATTCCAGCTGAAAAATTATATTCAAGTGGTTTTGGTTCAACAAAACTTTCTGAAATTAAAGATAGAAAAGCTGTTGAATTTGAATTTAAAACAACAAAACAGTTTGTTAAAGAGCATACTATTGATGATTTGTTAAAAGATAATTAGAAATTTTTAGTTTAAAGGAAGTGTGATTTGAAAGAAAAATCTATAGTTTCATATTTTTATGGATTTTTTGTAGTTTGGTTTATTGCTAGTTTATTACTCTATTTTTATGGTGGAATATTTGCAGTTTATCAAGGTACAATTTTATCAGTTCTTGAATTATCTTTATCTTTTGATAATGCAGTTGTAAATGCCACAATTTTGGCAACAATGGCTGTTGTTTGGAGACAAAGATTTCTTGTTTGGGGTATGATTATTGCTGTTTTTGGAGTAAGATTTATATTTCCTATTTTCATAGTATATTTTTCAACATCAATGAATTTAGTTGATTCATTTAATCTAGCAATAACTAATCCAGATGAGTATGAAAAAATAATAGAGAGTTCTCATCATGTGATTATGTCTTTTGGTGGGATGTTTTTATTGATGTTATTTTTGAAGTTTTTATTTGACGCAAACAAAGATTTACATTGGATAAAATATATTGAAAATTTTGCAACAAAAATATCAAAAAAAGGTGATATAAAAATTATATTTATTCTTTTTTTGATGTTAGGAATTACATATTTTGCACCAAATGAAGTAGTAATGGGCGATGAAATGGCAGTTGTAAATAAGATAGAAATACTTGCACCTATGTTAATTGGAATGATTGCTTTTTATTTAATAGAGTTTTTTAAAGATTTTATGGAAAAAAATAAAGAAGAAAAAGATTCTAAAGTTACTCAATTAAGTGGTGGTTTTATCTCTTTTATTTATCTTGAGATTATTGATATGTCATTTTCATTAGATGGAGTTTTAGGTGCTTTTGCAGTTACTCAAAATATTGTTATTATTATGTTAGGACTTGGAATTGGTGCGATGGCTGTTAGGTCTTTAACTATATACATGGTTGAAAAAGATGTTGTAACAAAATATATCTATCTTGAACATGGAGCTATGTGGTCTATTGGTTTTTTATCTTTTTCTATGATAATACAGATTTTTCACCATCTTCCATCAATGTTTGTTACAACTTTAGCAATTGTTCCAATTTCACTTGCCTTTATTCAATCAATTTATAAAAATAGACAATTTATTTTAGATAGTGAAAAATAATTATTAAAATATTTGGTTAAAAACCAAATATTTTATATTTTTCTTTCTTCATTTTTTGTTTGTACTGTTTTTGTATCTGCTTGTAATTCAGTATCATCATCACTTATTGCTTTTTTAAAGTTTTTAATTCCACTTCCTAAACCTTTTGCTAATTCAGGTATTTTTTTACCACCAAAAAGTAAAAGTATTACAACCATAATTACAACTAATTGCATTCCACTTGGCATATGAAACATTTTTTTCTCCTAAAGATATTTGAAAAATTATAGCTTATTTTTAGAAATTTTAATCAATAGATTTTAGATTTTTATTCAAAATAATAAAGCATTAATTAAATATAAATATAGCACTAAATAACAATAATTTTAGCACAAAATAAAAAGACCTAATTTGTAAATTAAAATACAATACGTTTCAAAATTCTTGAAAAAGAATCATCTTTTGTAAAATCTTTATAGGGGTTAAAATT
The genomic region above belongs to Arcobacter ellisii and contains:
- a CDS encoding DUF475 domain-containing protein is translated as MKEKSIVSYFYGFFVVWFIASLLLYFYGGIFAVYQGTILSVLELSLSFDNAVVNATILATMAVVWRQRFLVWGMIIAVFGVRFIFPIFIVYFSTSMNLVDSFNLAITNPDEYEKIIESSHHVIMSFGGMFLLMLFLKFLFDANKDLHWIKYIENFATKISKKGDIKIIFILFLMLGITYFAPNEVVMGDEMAVVNKIEILAPMLIGMIAFYLIEFFKDFMEKNKEEKDSKVTQLSGGFISFIYLEIIDMSFSLDGVLGAFAVTQNIVIIMLGLGIGAMAVRSLTIYMVEKDVVTKYIYLEHGAMWSIGFLSFSMIIQIFHHLPSMFVTTLAIVPISLAFIQSIYKNRQFILDSEK
- the motB gene encoding flagellar motor protein MotB — its product is MARRRRKKCECPSGEKWAVPYADFLSLLLALFIALYALASVNVEKQKALKEEFFKIFNLHVDTSSMVDREKISQAIAENNANMDDAKDTFAQINSKLNDLETKNANDGNFEERINGALMSIPAQLLFEDGRADIKSKDATVFFSRLAKIITVLPKDTQINVKGYAEDYEIKGSKYKDALDLSTARANNVIRELLKYDIPAEKLYSSGFGSTKLSEIKDRKAVEFEFKTTKQFVKEHTIDDLLKDN
- the motA gene encoding flagellar motor stator protein MotA is translated as MDLTVLIGIIGAIASISIGDILEGGNPVHVVHITSLIIVIPTAMFAAAAACETSAIKAAFIELKMVFKQLPIDFESRIDELVEYSILVKKNGVLSLEKYLEEIDDEFLKEAMNMVVDGSKEEQIEESLDAIIEETEHYYHSASHYWILAAETSPTIGLIGAVLGLILALQRLDNPAEMAAGIAGAFTATVTGIAASYVFFGPWGNKMRAKARTIIKEKEIILYAAKAIVRGDAPGELKLKLTKLITVMPLRS
- a CDS encoding cobalamin B12-binding domain-containing protein; this encodes MNNKYQELFEELLSNLLNGQKNNFYDLVQKNLKLFDNNIFLFIQELINPLMYKVGQLWQLNELSVAKEHLASSLIDDVINYYIKDNLFLDIDKPKVIISTVGDELHNLGIKIVGKFLESNGFSVKNLGSKLSNKELINSIYELKPDLVILSVTLPSNVATLQQIVKELKSDYNLFLGKIIIGGQGLFVNNKMISIKEADFCSKNLEDLKIFLKTLNYSIKNEMEEII
- a CDS encoding phage tail tape measure protein, which encodes MSFEYELEDEFEKNSGTPTPKGGFKTSKNDYENTTNNFAGEKNKLNSSSKKVAKSSINFQKVNIHAFKHNAREEEKKANTIFEEYTKDNEFDIGSKEALTKFNEMYKKAKENRLEKGLNKTADKKNTLWEAIVNLKTEHKLDDVLELAKKIEKETGFQTIQVAIHKDEGQEKDGKLIRKNHHAHISFFTLDKETGQQMYRREHMNRTKLIKLQDIVAEHLGMERGERGSKAKRLGHKEYKVVMKEKEEYLEKLRLLKLAINNQREELKEQKATRPEYAKLEQVNKDLKQQLELKELSLEDLKQLIDEKVKTINIQNEKLTKLEQKERDTTLTVKGEILKERVTISKGILKKEDRYIYHTESVDNFIVKSKNKEEELNRKVEQLEKNNDILQEKANQYERFKVFAKAYFKTADFDKVKELIKEKMPRIDVIKTNDKDRGFERD
- a CDS encoding Sec-independent protein translocase subunit TatA/TatB, encoding MFHMPSGMQLVVIMVVILLLFGGKKIPELAKGLGSGIKNFKKAISDDDTELQADTKTVQTKNEERKI